Sequence from the Ostrea edulis chromosome 8, xbOstEdul1.1, whole genome shotgun sequence genome:
CTCAAATTACATAACTCTCCCGTCTCTTCGATAGTATGTGCATCTGACCtttaattgtaatttaaatCCTCATTTATGcagttttaaatgtattttatggAGATGCCacttaaagaggttcgcacctgaggtTTGGAGTAACgtcatttttttttgggggggaagtgtatttttgatttctacgttgaaggagaattaggaaattgaaaagaaatacTGGGGGtcacaatgcttgttattgagctacagtgttctaaacatgaccgttttgcacttaaaattgactcagcatttcttcaattaaatttgatttgtcatattaagagtaatgtcaatttctcaAATTTCACATTATTTTTAAGGTCtcgtcttaaaatttaaaatgaaagtaaaacaGTGGGAGGTAGAGATCAAATTTGTAAGTTATTTGCAAAAATACTGaatctttatacaaaattttgagtaaattaatttaaacgttttaagaatcggtgttctgtttggaaaaatatatcaacaaaattcaTAAATTACAACTTTAGaattagttccaagtctcaaatACTTGTACCATAAAAcagaaatacacgtataggatataaaaatagaagacatgttgattttgatatatattaatgatgTTGCAGACAAAATGGTTACTTTTTGTAgatgatatttattttacaacattCATCTGATAATTTAGAAGCGATTAAGCTTTTTGTTATACCATGATCTTATTCAATTACAAAACCGCTCCGAAGGATAGTTTTTGAAATGCAATCCTTCAAAAACGATGGTTGCTTTTTTcactaaaaagaaaaatgtagACTACCCCTATCCTAATTTTTTACACTGTCAATTAGAATTTGTTGATCAGCACAAACATTTAGGGAATATATTTTCTCAAGATCGAAGTTGGTCACATTATATCAACTCATTACTTGCCAAAGCCAAGAAAAAAACTGGGGATTgtgaaaaaatatcaattcaaactTAATCGTAAAACATTATTGCTGATATACATTTCTTTTACAAGACCACAATTAGAATACGCCTCAGAAGAATGGGGAGGATGTGTAAATCgaaacaaatatgaaaagttaGAATAAACCTCAATTAAGTGCAGCAGTGATAGTTCCAGGATTAAGGTTATTAGCATCAGGTGAATCTCTTGATTTGGAAACAGGTATGAGAACCGCTTCACATAAGGACCTAGAACATTAAcattacattatgacccctgggtcgagccctctactggtggactgttagtccccgagggtctctacagcccagtagctaagtacttcgttactagcttgaaaatacggatgtatatttaattgctgttataaaatttagaaattcatttccaaattaaggattatctccctcatgcatagctcttatccttggacgaatttggctccactttttttggcacgctgtttttggctatatttagctctaaaacttcatagttatttcggatttcaaacatctcggttgagcatcactgaagagacattatttgtcgaaatgcacatctggttcatcaaaattggtaccgtataagttttacattaggcGGAAAACAACTCGATTAAAACAATCTAAAAAGTGGACCAGAAGTTGACTCCAAGCtattttaaagacattttcCTGTTAAAATTAACACAACAAAGATACTAACTTACACTGTACCTAAATGTAAACTTCAAATCTATAAAACTTTATTTGTAACAACTGTTATCAATGAGTTGGATTTCCTACctgttgaaataaaacaaagtgtTTCTCGGGGACTattcataaatatgaaaaaagaaaattcacgTCCTCTTTACTTCGCAACCGTCCTTTAAATATTATTCATACAAGGCTTAggcataattgtatattacacaaaGATTTATTCCGTTATAACATCATTAATAGTCTTTTATGTACTTGTGGAAAAGTTGAAGATGAATATCATTACTATTTTTACATGTCCTGGGTATAGAGAAGCCAGAAATATTCTTGTTAATTCTATATCTGGAATTATCAACTTGCATATTGTCAATACTCATGTTCTTTGGGGCGGCAATTCGCGTAGTAATACTGAAAACGAATATTTGTTTACTATCAAACAATCTTTTGTCAAACATAGTGGTggttttgatttatattattATTCTGTTTTTCTGTAAGCGATCAACATGCTCTAGATAATATTTAGATTTACAATGACTGTTTTACCAGGCATACCAAAATagactgttatatatacatgtaatgggAGAGAGTTTTAAGAACTTGGGTTCAATCCCTTTGTAAATTcagttacaataaaatatgttcaaaccagaagatatattggatgaaacagaaactgtgaTATCATGCAAATTTAGAAGTTTTTGATTAACCAAACCTTCcgtcacaaaatatagtccttaCCAAATCctttcaaaaattgaattaacacaatatttttcaactggatagggttcagtaatggatgtgtaatatgtttgcaccaatggtatcagtattgaaccagtaaatacttagttgtagcattccgcgcagttgtgctcaaaaccTCAgcagctaacttccttaagtaatatatacttcaatgtttccatttacatgtattgcatTCTTAACCTACATATGTACTTTAAACATTTCATCAACCCGGACAGGAAAGTTACAGGTACAATTACAACCGATTTTCATTGCtttatatgaaaggcgaagataatgaacagtgatcaataaaatgcgatcaatctcataactcctagaagcaatacaaaacagagtttggcaaacacggacccctggatatactagaggtgtaATTAAGAGCCTAGGACGagaaaacatcccctgttgaccggtcaaaagttgaaatattctTTATAGTTTCTATTGGACATTTAGAAAATTGACCATCTTCTAAACAATTAAGTAGATGTCCTCGCAATAACTCGGTTTTAAATTCAAATGTCGCATCGTTAAAACAAAATACTATACTATATAGTGTAAGTTGTCAATAGCAAAAAAATCATGACCATggttttgttgttggttttcgaaaattttcaattacatAGGCGAGGTATTGTTTCCATAGATTAAAAACAATTGATTTAGAAatctttacggaccgtctgctagcgaaacaccatttgcatcgatgtcaactttgctctacaattggttattatcaaatataatcgatcgttccggcacatcccaAAAGTTCCGTATTGTTAGGCGGTGATTGCGTGTTCGAAATTTACGCATCGCCtcaattttgataataaatgaagataattttcaaatgtCTGTTCTTCTGTTTAAATTCTATAGCTTAATGCTTTCGGTAAAGTTTGAAGTGTGATCGAGTGTcaattgtgtttgaaatgatcAATTGTTATGAGTTTGACTTTCGCCTGCAACCACTTTACATTATATGGGGTTTGATAAAGTCAGTCAGAAAGTCCATAATAGTTCAAAATACTTATAATATTTTCAATCCAATCAAtctttctttaaatattttgatttataaagCGAATTTGTAATCTTTGTTTCTTTTCCACGAATTAATTTTGACCAGTTGGATGTCATGCGcgttttactttgaattttccTAAGGCCTTGTTGGGTGCAAGAGTTctgtaatttacaatttatgtacccCCACCCCCTTGTCGCAAGAAGGTTCATATCGAAATTGAAAGGAATTGAAATCAGTTAGAATTGTTCATGGAAAACACGGACCTAGACCAATCGGTCACCTaagtaactcaggtgacctaaacacggggaaaatgaaaataataattacttGTGGTAAGGGGGACTCTCACTGGACTCAGCGTTAGGTGTGCGTTATATCATAGCATGCATGTTTTTGTTCTTAAATACAACAGACCCACCTCTAACACTGGGCGTTTGGCAAAGAAGCAGCCAGTACCTTTTCCAAATGTCTTCGGTGTAACATGACCTCCGATAGCAAACCCAATAACGAAGTGAGTGCCATAGAAtggaaggtgaaaataacgaacagtcatcaatctcataactcctgtaagcaatacaaaatagagagttggtcaaacacggacccctggacacaccagaggtgggatcaggtatctaggaggagtaagcatcccttgtcgaccggtcacacccgccgtgagccctatatcctgatcaggtaaacggagtcgcCCGTAgttaaaattagtgtgccaagaacggtcgaACAATCGGTGCCACATAACGACAATATGATGcttgaatattattttatttacgaTCATTTCTACACTACAAATGTAACGCAGGACTGGGTTTTTCGGCAGCTCAGGAATTTATGCTGCACCCCTGATTCTTCACGTCATTCCAGTAGGTCAGCGTTGATGGTTTGGTGCAGCCTTTTGGTCCGCCATTGTGAAGTCTTGCGTAGTTCTTGCAGTTAGCTGTACATCCACTGTTTCCGATGTATTTTTTCATGTAGGCACGAACACACCTAACTGCGCAGTTATAATCATCAGCGCATGCTTCCCAACCTATCAGAATAATAAACAAGACATGAGTAAAATCTGGAAAGAATTTCTGAATCAAAATGAATGTCGACatttactttttagctcactttTCTTCCGTGCAATGTCTTTTCACGAAAAATTTATCATCGTGTTgtgctttttaaaaatgcattataCTGTTAGTGTGTCTGTTTCACTGTTTCTATCTGGGTCTGCTCTCTctttgtctctctctctctctgtctctctctctctctctctctctctctctcgcagaAAGCATTATAAACCAACAACACCCACATTTATACACAAACGTATTGGATCTATTAAATTGATACAAGATCAAGAGAGAAATTGTGTAAGTACAAATTTCGATCAAAACATGACGTTCATCAGAACTATAAACGTACGAGGGTTATCCTGTAAAATGGTTGACTAtgtgtttttaaagaaaacaataaataaagGAGGAAagaagctgaaattttcagaatGTTTATCTGTCAAACTGAggcaaaactttattttttgctaaaattaaatttttattatactCGCAATATATCAAAGTACTACAAAATCAGGATTTCAGAAGACAAAACGAAagttacatttcaaaatataaagaatCAAATATATCAGGTTGCGTTaatgttttttatatttatgtcaCTTTCTTTGGaaagaaaagtgaagataacgaacagtgatcaatcataactcctatatgcaatacaaaatagatactgtggttaggcaaacacggatccctggacgcaccagaggtgggatcaggtacctaagtggagtatgcatcccctgtcgaccggtcacacccgccgtgagtcatgtcctgatcaggtaaacggagttatccgtagtcaaaaccagcgtgccaagaaAAGCCGAACAatatatatgaaacaagtcagacagcatttgacccaataataggttgtattgacacaCTAAATCCTTAtataactaccatagaatttgtgagaTGCTGACTTTATACGAAACTGTTGACATCCCTATGCTATCAACTAGTTTGCCAGTATCCTTCctctatttaaaaactaatcatacgcagaacaagctcttgcgtatcgtgTTGTGGCGTCATTTGGAGAATTTCATGACTATAGTTGAGTTTGTATACTAACTATAGTCTAGCGCGGAAATTTAGTTTTTGCATGTCAAGTCAACTAGTGCAAACAAACTAATTTCAGTTTAGATCAGAAAAGAAAATATGGCTCTCAACAAAACATCAGTGTCAATTCTGCAATGTTTTCTCTATGACggtgttgattgattgattgatgttttccgccacactcaacaatttttaagttatctggtggcgcccagctttttattggtggaagagagaacccagatacaatgtacctaggaaagagaccaccgaccttacGAAAGTAAACTGGTAAACTTTCTAACTTATCGacacgagcgggattcgaacccgtgccgacagaggtgaaaggccgtgtgattttcagcgcgatgctctaacactcggccacggaggcctcCATGACGGTGTTGAAGACTTAACgatgtaccaacattttttgaacAACAGTGTCTCGATCAACTCGTTCTTTTTTCGGGATTGAGAATGTCCCCGAAATTACAATATGATTTAGAACAGTTGTTTGATTGCAAATATTGAGCTTGGTTTCTTAGTGGAGAAAGGGTAACTTCGATTGTTGCATTTTAACACGCCATAGACAAGGCTTAATCGTAGAACAGATGCATAAATGAGTGTAATCGACTAGCTAAGATAATCGAAAACATGCACCTCTTTGTAATTTCTATTATATATTCTTCTGAATTTACTTTTGGCATTTGTCCGTCATATTTGAACTAGACCGCTAGTATACTCGTTCACTCCGGTAAACCAAAACATGTTCGAGTCAACTATGGCCATTTACAGAGCAACTGAAATGTAATTACGGTAAAAAGGACAGACATGGAGTGGCGGACTGGAGAGCAACATTATTCAGTTTCAGTAAGACATTACTCAGCAGGAAAAGAAAACGTTTCATTTTATCACTAAATCTTTAGTATACATTTTTTAAGTGGAGATTTTGGCACAGCGTACCTTGTAATATCATACTAAATGCATACTAGCAACAGTGAAAGCGAGcctggtatgtccaagggtccgtgtttgtccaactcattattttgtattgcttataggagttatgagaatgatcactgttcgttaccttcacctttcatgcaataaattgaaCCCGAAAAACAAACTGTTCGTGAGATTTTGAGCGGATATTTTGGAACCGAGTCTCGTGGTAGACCAAACCAAACGGCAGCTACAAGCGTGCGAGACGTTATCAATGCAAACCGAACAACTGTTCATCATATTGCCAGTCCTTACCATACTAACTGAAAACGGAAAACTTCAGAATGCCCTATGTGTGTGAGAGGTGGGCCTCTACCCTGCTTAAGGTGGGCCCCTCCCCTGCTTAAGGTGAATCAATGAGTAGCTCGAGTATGTGTATCAGTAGAATTCCTGGATCGTTATATGGCTGATATATAGATTTATCACAGCATATGAAAAATGAACGATAACAAACAATTATTAATCCCATttctcctataaggaatacaaaattgaaagttgggcaaacacagacccctggacctACCAGTGATGGGACCAGGTACATAGGAGGAGTCACCATATTTTGTAGACCACCCACACcagccttgagccctatatcttgatcaggtaaacgaagtaatccgtagtcagaatcataTACTTTGACGTTGTCTTTGATTCGTCGTAAGGTGATAtcacaaatacattatttttAATCATAATATGGAAGATGTGCTATGCATATTGAAATATGTGCTAAATAGTGGTGAATATGATCGATCACAGCGTcgatattttgtttttacctTAGATTATTTATCTACGATTTTACATGACAACCTTTGCATATCTtgtattgatcactgttcgttatcttcaccttgcattcagaaaagaaaaaaaaaattcgagaAATCTTTCGGGCGAGAAAAACCCTGTATGAACCTCCATCTTGAAGAATTGGGGTTATATTCGAAATATTTTCCGTGTATACGTGTTAATATCAGTATGGAAGAATGGTGCTTTTGTTCTATTGATAATACTTGTTTATAAAAGTCAAAATCGATGGGGATATGTATGTGGAAAATTTGATATAGTGAATATATTTTCTTACTACTTCCAAGTCGACCACAGTCGATCCAATAGGACTTCTTGATTTGGAAATACCCGCAGGATAGGGACCCTCCGTCCATCCTACATCCAATCTGTGTGCAGCCATAAGATTCTTGCTAGAGAGAAACATTAAGAAAGTTAGTTATCGATAAATAATACGACGTCAGATCAAGTTTGATTTAAGTATACATTTACTTGTTAGCAGATACAGAAACATATTCACCACGTCCAGTCTGACATATGGGATCGGGGATTTGCTGTAGTGGGGTGGGATATTAGAAGCGGCAGAAATCAGGTAGGTTGGCATTTTTCGTTCACTATCAACACATCACTGGCGTTTATTACAATATCGATTGCATTGTCATACTCGACAACACCAATATATACCATAGACTTAAAGTTGTATATAATATTCGTGTTAGATATCTTGAAAATAGTTTGCACTAAGTTTGTCAGTATCGAGTTGAATCATGATTATTGAGGGTTTCTGGCTTGTCGATATCGTTGACTATCATATGAATCATATCATTAGTCCTAATCAATCCTTCTGTCCATATACcatggaatcattttaattcggggggaggggggggggcgcaatGTTCGTGTGTAAGCAAATTTTGTATGgttcgtgggtaagcgatacgatgtcactaggagagacAAATCTACtgagtttaaaaataaaagttcgaggacacgtaaattcgtgggtaaaagtgacccacgaaatccacgaacatcaaccccccacgaacaatgatgattccacggCAGTTGGTTTCTACGATGTCGTATCATTAATGTTGTGATTTTCCATCTTATCGTATCGATATCAAATCATGATCGTATTGACTATCACCATCATGCGTGCCATTATTTCATTAGTTAGCACCCGTAGTGACCCGGGtcagaataggttctcagtattTCTTGTTTGTCGTATGAGGTTTTTTCCAACTTGTAGAAAAACCCAAACTAAGACAATGACCGAAACAAGTCAGAAACTAAAGATGATATAATTATTAGGTTAGGGAGAGGAATTTGACTTTATCCGTATACATGGATATGAATATCGTGCAGAATTACGTGGTTGAGAGTATGTAATGCTTAGAGAGAGATACTTGTCATTTATCCCGACTCACAGCACAGTGATTACAAAGCTTGAaacctgaaatcaaaaacgaaagaaaatatgGTAGTCAAATCGAATTTtggaaaattccaaaacctgcATGTATGTACTGCATGTATTGCTGCTAAATTAGCAACGAGTCTTCATTTGCGTCAGCCCTTTCAGCCAAGCAACAAGTCAAAGAATCTGATATGATAATTAAATGGTAGATTTGTGACTACCACAAAATTGCCAATAACCTACTATGACCACCTCTCCATCATCTCTGAATACTGTGTATAGAATGTTTTTGGCAAACAATTATTTGGTCTCTCACAGGTCGTATCAGACAACCCATCTTTTTCTCAGGGTTTTTCAAAAAGGCTTGTTAAACCATACTCTCAGGACACATGTGCCTCAGTTATGAATGACAAATGGATATATTACCTAAGCACCTCACGTTTGAAATGATTATGCGACATCTGACAAGAAGTACTGAGTTAATTACATAATTAAACATGTTAGGTCACTTTAGAAGCTACTCACAGAGCTTAAAAATGCTATTTACAATAAGATTACAAATTCTGGATTAATACTGCCTGCAAGCATATCTTTTACAAATATTCAGTAATTCATAAATACACCTCACCTTAACGCCGAACAAATTGATATAGTTGTAGGGGTTACGTTCTTTAAAGCAAAATACATGTTTGGAAATGTTCATATTGTGTTCGTAAGATTCTCGAAGTTTTCCATTTCTCAGCAATACTTAAtgacaaatttcatgtttttgccTCAAAACTTGAAAACATATCCATACATTAATGTCAAACAATCTGATTTACAATTAAAGGGTCacatactttcagaaaataattgttttcaaaagtCTATAATATCTTTCTATGATCTGAAGAAGTTTTATGTTTTTCggtgatttttaaagaaaacgggtcatgttttagatttaaagagtttttccagttttcagctattatttttacaaatgtcATGATTTTTGCGCCAAAACTCGTAAAAAGACATGTAGAAATCTCAAACAACCCGATTTATAATCAAAGGActatgtactttaaaaaaaaatacttgtttgttTTGTCCCCCATTACCTTGATTAGCCCATGTTCTATGTACCATACGTGTACGagggaaaaaaatatcaaatacctcctACTGATTTGTTGTTTACAGAGTTCAATTTAAGTTATacatacatcatgttgggattcccagGATTTGCGTGCAGCTATTTATAGACGCCTAGCAGACTTAATGGACGGCAAATTTATTTATGCGTACCCgctgtatttattttttacataatCTTATCACTGTttacttttacatacaaatgatATCAAGCAGGTAACTAAGTGGGGGTTAgtaactttaaaaataattaatttgttttaaagtaattttgtaCCAAAAATGATAACATGAACGTCttaccatacagctttaatatgCTTTAAAAGTTGAAGTGATGTTTACTTACTTTACATATACACGTCAAGCAGGCGTCCGATATGGCATCCGTTACtgtgaaatgaaataatatatacGTAGTATTCAATGGAATCGTACAAAAATATACTCACcgaacattttgaaatatttatcagaaagaaatcaaaattagGGCGAATATTATACGTTGTGAACACCTTGATTTTTAAAttccgggttttttttctctctcttcttcttcttcttcttcagtagACCTGTATAGTTACTTTTGATTTCACTCGCAGCGTATACTAGAAACATTATCACATTGAAAAAATTTCGGGCGAGAAACGCTGTtagatacacacacatatataagacTTACCGCATGTTAGAGACAGCAGAACCAAAGCGAGCACCAGTACAGCAGACATTGTTCAGGAGAGAATGATTATATTCCTTGTTCTTACAGTCGCTTTTATATCTTCTTCTACGTCACAAACACATCATTATTCATCCTGCAAGTGCTAAATAGATTATACGCAgctcattaaaattgtttttcaaaaatgttttaagcTGGAAAATCCAGCTCCTGTCTGAAAATAGGTACAGGACCAGCATAACAATCAAGTCCTACAAGAGGAGATAGTAGATACATATAACTTCAGGATAGGTCGATGGACTACATCGCTCGCCTGATTCTCCGCATTTTCCCATTTAAAACGTTAAAGCTTAGAAGCTCTTCATATACATAAGCTTAAATCTGCATTACATGACCGTACTAGCAAATTAATTTGAGAAAAGGCACCCCTTGGGAGTACTTTTCATACcccttttaaatatatattatggTCGCACTATGTTGTGATCGCGTTGTTAGTGGGTAGCTACAGAACTGTTGAAGTTCTCTAAAGAGAAAAATTGGAACAGATCAGAAAGTTACAGATCCAATCTTTAGGAAAACCTTCGATTTGTGGCGCACAAAAAATACGTACGGTTGAGGCCTCATATCGTTGTATTGTATTGACGTTTCATGAAtttgagatt
This genomic interval carries:
- the LOC125662033 gene encoding lysozyme, translated to MSAVLVLALVLLSLTCVTDAISDACLTCICKQESYGCTQIGCRMDGGSLSCGYFQIKKSYWIDCGRLGSSWEACADDYNCAVRCVRAYMKKYIGNSGCTANCKNYARLHNGGPKGCTKPSTLTYWNDVKNQGCSINS